In the Chitinophagaceae bacterium genome, one interval contains:
- a CDS encoding M20 family metallo-hydrolase, producing MDTDILYNDAVGLLKQLIATPSFSKEEDKTAMIIGQFFSDRKIPVNRLLNNVYCVNKHFDPTKPAILLNSHHDTVRPNPQYTRDPFSPVIEDGKLYGLGSNDAGGCLVSLIAAFLFFYNKENLKYNLVIAATAEEEISGTNGIEKLLALAESVSPFRELGGALVGEPTQTNLAIAEKGLLVLDCVANGKAGHAAREEGVNAIYKAMPGIEWFRTYQFPKLSESLGPVKMSVTSINTENKAHNMVPAICSFVVDIRVTDEYTHEEILETIKHHVKCEVQPRSMRLRSSKIAVDHPLVKAGIMLGKQIYGSPTTSDAALIHAPVLKCGPGDSARSHAADEFIYLEEIKEGIETYINILQQIM from the coding sequence ATGGATACTGACATATTATATAATGATGCCGTGGGGTTATTGAAACAATTAATAGCCACGCCTTCTTTTTCAAAAGAGGAAGATAAGACCGCGATGATCATCGGGCAGTTTTTCAGCGACAGGAAAATCCCGGTTAACCGGCTGCTGAATAATGTGTACTGTGTAAATAAACATTTTGATCCCACGAAGCCGGCCATTTTACTCAACTCACACCACGATACGGTAAGGCCAAACCCGCAGTATACAAGGGATCCGTTTAGCCCGGTTATTGAAGACGGGAAACTCTATGGCCTCGGCAGCAATGATGCCGGGGGATGCCTGGTAAGCCTTATTGCTGCGTTTCTTTTTTTCTACAATAAAGAGAATTTGAAATATAACCTTGTTATAGCAGCGACTGCTGAAGAGGAAATAAGCGGCACAAATGGGATAGAAAAGTTGCTGGCTTTAGCGGAGTCCGTTTCCCCATTCAGGGAGTTGGGTGGCGCCCTTGTGGGTGAACCCACGCAAACCAATTTAGCCATTGCTGAAAAAGGGTTGCTGGTATTGGATTGCGTTGCAAACGGTAAAGCAGGACATGCTGCAAGAGAAGAAGGAGTGAATGCCATTTACAAAGCCATGCCTGGTATTGAATGGTTCAGAACATATCAATTCCCGAAACTATCTGAAAGCCTGGGCCCGGTGAAAATGTCTGTAACCTCCATCAATACGGAGAACAAGGCACACAACATGGTGCCGGCCATCTGTAGCTTTGTGGTAGATATCCGGGTTACAGATGAATATACGCATGAAGAGATACTGGAAACAATAAAGCATCATGTGAAATGTGAAGTGCAGCCAAGGAGCATGCGGTTGCGTTCATCCAAAATAGCTGTTGATCACCCCTTGGTAAAGGCTGGCATTATGCTGGGAAAGCAGATCTATGGTTCACCAACCACTTCCGATGCAGCCTTGATCCATGCGCCCGTTTTAAAGTGCGGCCCTGGCGATAGCGCAAGAAGTCATGCAGCAGACGAATTCATTTACCTGGAAGAAATTAAGGAAGGTATTGAAACGTACATCAACATACTTCAACAAATAATGTAG
- the argH gene encoding argininosuccinate lyase — MKLWQKEKASLKEVEQFTVGNDRELDIYLAPFDVLGSLAHIKMLESVGLLSEDELQSLEKALKEIYAQITSGRFKLDEGVEDIHSQVELMLTQKLGDVGKKIHSARSRNDQVLVDLKLYMRGEIEKLVVSTKGLFDLLIAQSEEYKDDLLPGYTHLQLAMPSSFGLWFGAYAESLADDMLTLEAAYRVVNKNPLGSAAGYGSSFPINRQMTTDLLGFDALNYNVVYAQMGRGKTERIVASALANIAATLSRLSMDACLYLNQNFAFISFPEELTTGSSIMPHKKNPDVFELIRSHCNRIQALPNEIMLMTTNLPSGYHRDLQLIKEHIIPAFENLQHCLQMTHLMLANIQVKKDILKDEKYALLFSVEEVNKLVLQGIPFRDAYKKVAADIEQGKFSPTQTLQQTHAGSAGNLCNDAIRQMMDDIIQKFNFTKVKIALQQLLS; from the coding sequence ATGAAACTCTGGCAAAAAGAAAAAGCATCATTGAAGGAAGTGGAGCAGTTCACTGTTGGCAATGACAGGGAACTGGATATCTATCTTGCCCCCTTTGATGTATTGGGTTCCCTGGCACATATCAAAATGCTGGAGTCGGTTGGGTTGTTATCAGAAGATGAGTTGCAGTCATTGGAAAAAGCGCTGAAAGAGATCTATGCACAAATAACAAGCGGCCGTTTTAAACTGGATGAAGGGGTGGAGGATATTCATTCGCAGGTGGAGTTGATGCTTACGCAGAAACTGGGCGATGTTGGAAAGAAGATCCACAGCGCCCGGAGCAGGAACGACCAGGTATTGGTTGATCTGAAACTATATATGCGTGGTGAGATCGAAAAACTGGTTGTATCAACAAAAGGGTTATTCGATCTGCTGATTGCCCAAAGCGAAGAATACAAAGACGATCTGCTGCCCGGTTATACACACCTGCAGCTGGCCATGCCTTCTTCTTTCGGTTTATGGTTTGGAGCCTATGCCGAAAGCCTGGCAGATGATATGCTCACCCTGGAAGCGGCTTACCGGGTGGTAAATAAAAATCCATTGGGTTCGGCGGCCGGTTACGGTTCATCATTTCCCATCAACCGGCAAATGACAACGGACCTGCTGGGTTTTGATGCCCTGAACTATAACGTGGTGTATGCGCAGATGGGCAGGGGCAAAACAGAACGTATCGTTGCATCGGCTTTGGCAAATATAGCAGCCACCCTTTCCAGGCTGAGCATGGATGCCTGCCTCTATCTCAACCAGAATTTTGCCTTTATCTCTTTCCCCGAAGAGCTGACCACGGGCAGCAGCATCATGCCCCATAAAAAAAATCCGGATGTATTTGAACTCATCCGCTCTCATTGCAACCGCATCCAGGCATTGCCTAATGAAATTATGCTGATGACCACCAACCTGCCGTCGGGTTATCACCGTGACCTGCAGCTGATAAAGGAACACATTATCCCTGCTTTTGAAAATTTGCAGCACTGCCTGCAAATGACCCACTTGATGCTGGCAAACATCCAGGTTAAAAAAGACATTCTTAAAGACGAAAAGTACGCACTGCTTTTCAGCGTGGAAGAGGTAAATAAGCTCGTGCTGCAGGGAATCCCTTTCCGGGATGCATATAAAAAAGTGGCAGCGGATATTGAACAGGGGAAATTCAGTCCCACACAGACTTTGCAGCAAACACACGCCGGTTCAGCCGGTAATCTCTGCAATGATGCGATCCGGCAAATGATGGATGATATTATCCAAAAGTTCAATTTTACTAAAGTGAAAATTGCGTTGCAACAATTATTAAGTTAG
- a CDS encoding 1-deoxy-D-xylulose-5-phosphate reductoisomerase, producing the protein MTDQASKKRIAIFGSTGSIGTQALDVIRANPSLFEVEILTAQTNDELLITQAMEFRPNAVVIGDHTRYEKVRTALSSTDIKVFAGESALEEVADFDTYDMMLAGIVGFAGLKPTLKAVEKGKAVALANKETLVVAGDIVMQTAIDKRVPIIPVDSEHSAIFQCLVGEMRNPIEKIILTASGGPFLGKKPNFLVNVKREHALQHPNWSMGAKISIDSATLMNKGLEMIEAKWLFNLRPDQIQVVIHPQSIIHSMVQFEDGSIKAQMGLPDMKLPIQYAMAFPGRVKNDLPRFSFRRYPSLTFEEPDVKTFRNLLLATEALNQGGNMPCVLNAANEIAVWAFLRNRIGFLDMTAMVEKTMQKISFIEKPTLQQYFDSDGEARNFAASLINL; encoded by the coding sequence ATGACTGATCAGGCTTCTAAAAAGCGAATTGCGATTTTTGGCTCCACAGGTTCTATAGGCACCCAGGCGCTGGATGTTATCCGTGCCAATCCTTCCTTGTTTGAGGTGGAGATCCTTACAGCCCAGACCAATGATGAATTACTGATCACCCAGGCCATGGAATTCAGGCCCAATGCGGTGGTCATTGGCGACCATACCCGGTATGAAAAGGTCAGGACAGCGCTTTCTTCCACCGACATCAAAGTGTTTGCCGGAGAATCTGCCCTGGAAGAAGTGGCCGATTTTGATACCTATGATATGATGCTGGCAGGCATTGTTGGTTTTGCCGGCCTTAAACCCACATTAAAGGCGGTGGAAAAAGGAAAGGCTGTGGCCCTTGCCAATAAGGAGACCCTGGTGGTGGCGGGCGATATCGTGATGCAGACAGCCATAGACAAAAGGGTTCCTATCATCCCGGTAGACAGTGAGCATTCTGCCATTTTCCAATGCCTGGTCGGTGAGATGAGAAATCCCATCGAGAAGATCATCCTTACCGCAAGCGGGGGCCCTTTCCTCGGAAAGAAACCGAACTTCCTGGTGAATGTAAAGAGAGAGCATGCACTTCAGCATCCCAACTGGAGCATGGGTGCCAAGATATCGATCGATTCAGCCACCCTGATGAACAAGGGCCTGGAGATGATCGAAGCCAAATGGCTTTTCAACCTGCGGCCCGACCAGATACAGGTAGTGATCCATCCGCAAAGCATCATACACAGCATGGTTCAGTTTGAAGACGGGAGTATAAAAGCACAAATGGGATTGCCCGATATGAAACTGCCCATTCAGTATGCCATGGCATTCCCGGGCAGGGTAAAGAACGACCTTCCCCGTTTCAGCTTCCGCCGCTATCCTTCGCTCACTTTTGAAGAACCGGATGTTAAAACTTTCAGAAATTTACTGCTGGCAACCGAAGCGCTTAACCAGGGAGGAAATATGCCCTGCGTGCTGAATGCAGCCAATGAAATAGCCGTTTGGGCCTTTCTCCGTAACCGCATTGGCTTTCTAGACATGACAGCCATGGTGGAAAAGACCATGCAAAAAATATCTTTCATCGAAAAACCAACCCTGCAACAATATTTTGACAGCGACGGTGAAGCCCGTAATTTTGCGGCTTCGCTGATAAACCTGTAA
- the rseP gene encoding RIP metalloprotease RseP produces MELLAINWSSVGLKVAQLILSLSILVILHEFGHYITARWFKCRVEKFYLFFDPWFSIVKKKIGDTVYGIGWLPLGGYVKIAGMVDESMDKEALKLPPQSWEFRSKPAWQRLIIMLGGVTVNVLLAFVIYAGILMVWGEDKMPNQSVKNGVWVTDSLMYEIGLRDGDKIMAVNNDSIGYFEDIPKRILFSGGGHINVVRNNKDTSIEIPRSLIGQLVEKKKSRGRLFFPRIPAIIGDFDKADTSNAKKAGLQYWDKIVKVDSTPVYFLDEAAAYFGTKKNQKVMLTVIRNGTEMSLPVQLDEDGKMNPTILNNRQYDSLGVLKIEHTDYGFFTAFPAGFNLAVTSLKDYIDQFKLILSPSTGGYKAVGGFKAMGSVFSGSEWDWRHFWNITAFFSIVLAFMNLLPIPALDGGHVLFTLGEMITGRKPSEKFLEYAQIAGMVVLLALMLYANGNDWFGWGRGK; encoded by the coding sequence ATGGAATTATTAGCAATAAACTGGAGCAGTGTGGGGCTTAAAGTAGCGCAATTGATCCTGTCCCTGTCGATCCTTGTCATTCTCCACGAATTCGGGCATTACATTACCGCCAGGTGGTTCAAGTGCCGGGTGGAAAAATTCTATCTTTTTTTTGATCCCTGGTTTTCCATTGTAAAGAAAAAGATCGGCGATACCGTTTATGGCATTGGCTGGCTTCCGCTGGGAGGTTATGTGAAAATTGCCGGTATGGTTGATGAAAGCATGGATAAGGAAGCGCTCAAACTGCCCCCGCAGTCGTGGGAATTCAGGAGCAAACCGGCCTGGCAGCGTTTGATCATCATGCTGGGCGGCGTTACGGTAAATGTGTTACTGGCTTTTGTGATCTATGCCGGGATATTGATGGTTTGGGGTGAAGATAAAATGCCGAACCAGTCGGTAAAGAACGGTGTGTGGGTCACCGATTCACTGATGTATGAGATCGGGTTACGGGACGGTGATAAGATAATGGCGGTGAATAATGACAGCATCGGATATTTTGAAGACATTCCTAAACGGATACTGTTCAGCGGCGGCGGGCATATAAATGTGGTACGGAACAACAAGGATACCAGTATCGAGATACCAAGAAGTCTTATCGGGCAGTTGGTGGAGAAGAAAAAATCCAGGGGCCGGTTGTTTTTTCCAAGGATCCCGGCAATCATAGGTGACTTTGACAAAGCGGATACTTCCAATGCAAAGAAGGCCGGTCTTCAATATTGGGATAAGATAGTAAAAGTGGATTCCACGCCGGTATACTTCCTGGATGAAGCTGCCGCCTATTTTGGTACAAAGAAGAACCAGAAAGTAATGCTCACGGTCATAAGGAACGGAACGGAGATGAGCCTGCCTGTGCAACTGGATGAAGACGGTAAAATGAATCCTACCATACTGAATAACCGGCAATATGATAGTTTGGGTGTACTGAAAATTGAACACACCGATTATGGGTTCTTTACGGCATTCCCGGCAGGGTTTAATTTAGCTGTTACCTCTTTGAAGGATTATATTGACCAGTTCAAGCTCATACTTTCTCCCAGCACCGGCGGCTATAAAGCAGTCGGAGGTTTTAAAGCGATGGGCTCCGTCTTCTCGGGCAGCGAATGGGACTGGCGGCATTTCTGGAATATAACCGCATTCTTCTCTATTGTGCTGGCTTTTATGAACCTGTTACCGATACCGGCATTGGATGGCGGCCATGTCCTGTTCACATTGGGTGAAATGATCACGGGCCGGAAGCCCAGCGAAAAATTCCTGGAGTATGCACAGATCGCCGGCATGGTTGTTTTACTGGCGCTGATGCTTTATGCCAATGGCAATGACTGGTTTGGATGGGGAAGGGGGAAGTAA
- a CDS encoding 1-phosphofructokinase family hexose kinase, which translates to MSKIITITFSPCIDKSTTVPALIPEKKLKCTAPKLEPGGGGINVARAIKKLGGEAIAIFPSGGYTGKFFNHLLEKEKVPSVIIESANETRENIIVLDDSTNDQYRFGMPGTELTGQECKKCLQAVEEMSDVEFIIASGSLPPGVPLNIYAQLARIAKSRKAKFIVDTSGEPLKYAADEGVYLLKPNLGELSSLVGKNELKPGEIRDIAREIIAKGNCTVMVISMGAAGAMLVTHEQAEVFTPPPVMRKSTVGAGDSMVAGIVHYLSQGKTLSEAVQYGVACGTAATLNPGTELCKKEDADRLYDQVKKVL; encoded by the coding sequence ATGTCAAAGATCATTACCATAACGTTCAGTCCCTGTATTGATAAAAGCACGACCGTGCCGGCTTTGATCCCTGAAAAAAAATTAAAATGCACTGCCCCTAAACTGGAGCCGGGAGGCGGGGGGATCAATGTGGCAAGGGCTATTAAAAAACTGGGGGGAGAAGCCATTGCCATATTTCCTTCGGGTGGCTATACCGGGAAATTCTTTAACCACCTGCTGGAAAAGGAAAAAGTACCATCGGTGATCATTGAATCGGCCAATGAAACCAGGGAGAATATCATTGTGCTGGATGACTCCACCAATGACCAGTATCGTTTTGGCATGCCGGGTACTGAATTAACCGGACAGGAATGTAAAAAATGCCTGCAGGCCGTGGAAGAAATGAGTGATGTTGAATTTATCATTGCAAGCGGTAGCTTACCACCGGGAGTTCCGTTAAATATCTATGCTCAGTTGGCAAGGATCGCCAAAAGCAGGAAGGCAAAATTCATAGTGGATACTTCCGGTGAGCCATTGAAATATGCAGCGGATGAAGGGGTTTACCTGCTCAAACCAAATCTCGGGGAATTGAGTTCCCTGGTGGGTAAAAACGAATTGAAGCCTGGTGAGATCCGGGATATTGCCCGGGAGATCATTGCCAAAGGGAATTGCACGGTGATGGTGATCTCCATGGGGGCAGCAGGTGCGATGCTTGTTACCCATGAACAGGCAGAGGTATTCACACCTCCGCCGGTGATGAGGAAAAGCACCGTGGGAGCAGGGGACAGCATGGTGGCCGGGATCGTTCATTACCTGTCGCAGGGGAAAACGCTCAGCGAAGCCGTGCAATATGGTGTTGCCTGCGGTACCGCGGCCACACTGAATCCCGGAACGGAACTGTGCAAAAAAGAAGATGCAGACCGTTTATATGACCAGGTGAAAAAAGTTTTATGA
- a CDS encoding nitroreductase family protein, translating into MKDTLDAIRERKSVRSYTGEPVSREFIDKLLHAAMAAPAAIHMLPWKFIVVTDKERLKALAGGLPFAQMVNRAGTGIVVCAVPEEAAMNSEAYAVLDCACASENILLAAEALGLGAVWTAIYPNQELMDFVREELGIPKNVIPLNLIPVGYPTGEEKATDKYDPRNVHWEKW; encoded by the coding sequence ATGAAAGATACATTGGATGCCATACGCGAAAGGAAGAGTGTCCGGAGTTATACCGGTGAACCGGTAAGCAGGGAATTCATTGATAAACTGCTTCATGCGGCCATGGCTGCACCTGCTGCCATTCATATGCTCCCGTGGAAATTCATTGTGGTCACCGATAAGGAAAGACTAAAGGCTTTGGCCGGCGGTCTGCCGTTTGCTCAAATGGTAAACCGGGCAGGAACCGGCATTGTGGTTTGTGCAGTGCCGGAGGAAGCTGCCATGAACAGCGAAGCATACGCGGTGCTGGATTGTGCCTGCGCCAGTGAGAACATATTATTGGCAGCGGAGGCGCTCGGTTTGGGGGCAGTGTGGACAGCTATATATCCCAACCAGGAGCTGATGGATTTTGTAAGGGAGGAATTGGGGATCCCCAAAAATGTAATTCCGCTCAACCTGATCCCGGTCGGCTATCCAACCGGGGAGGAGAAAGCAACAGATAAATATGATCCCAGGAATGTCCATTGGGAAAAATGGTAA
- a CDS encoding phosphoribosyltransferase produces MFHDRLEAGLLLAAKLKKYKNDPGIVLAVPRGGMPVAYAVARELGLPVEVILTKKIGHPMNKEYAIGAASLTDHFVVPHEGVTEEYIEQELQRIRSRLKEMHARFMGDKEPEKLEGKTVIVIDDGIATGNTLLGTVNVLRKSNPAKIVIGVPVASETAVQKLEKEVDEVVAVLIPEDFYGVGAFYEDFEQVSDEEVMHYLDKLKELKKTG; encoded by the coding sequence ATGTTTCACGACAGACTGGAAGCAGGTTTATTACTGGCAGCCAAACTGAAAAAGTATAAGAACGATCCCGGAATTGTATTGGCAGTTCCCAGGGGAGGTATGCCGGTTGCTTATGCCGTTGCCCGGGAACTGGGCTTGCCGGTAGAAGTAATACTGACCAAAAAGATCGGCCACCCGATGAATAAAGAATATGCAATTGGCGCAGCAAGCCTTACCGATCATTTTGTAGTGCCGCATGAGGGTGTTACCGAAGAATATATCGAACAGGAATTACAACGCATCCGCAGCAGGCTGAAGGAGATGCATGCCCGTTTCATGGGTGATAAAGAACCGGAAAAACTCGAAGGGAAGACGGTCATTGTGATCGACGACGGCATTGCCACCGGCAATACACTGCTGGGTACGGTGAATGTGTTGCGAAAAAGTAATCCGGCTAAGATCGTGATCGGTGTCCCGGTGGCCTCGGAAACTGCGGTTCAAAAACTGGAAAAAGAAGTGGATGAAGTGGTGGCCGTTTTAATACCCGAAGATTTTTACGGGGTAGGTGCTTTTTATGAAGACTTTGAACAGGTAAGTGATGAAGAAGTGATGCATTACCTGGATAAACTGAAAGAACTGAAAAAAACAGGCTGA
- a CDS encoding dienelactone hydrolase family protein produces the protein MDFRLNRETDIPLGNVTVQGELIIPLKANAIVIFSHGSGSSRFSSRNRQVASYLQGKNIGTLLFDLLTEEEDEDYSNRFDINLLSKRLAGATEWLEGLPAVKECRIGYFGASTGAASALRAAAYLPQIAAVVSRGGRPDLAIDVLPSVQAPTLLIVGSLDHEVVEMNKKAYAKLQCEKKLELVEGATHLFEEPGKMEIVSELAGNWFEKHLAG, from the coding sequence ATGGATTTTCGTCTTAACAGGGAAACAGACATTCCGCTTGGCAATGTAACGGTACAGGGGGAATTGATCATCCCGCTGAAGGCAAATGCCATTGTTATTTTTTCACACGGAAGCGGCAGCAGCCGGTTCAGCAGCCGCAACCGGCAGGTGGCAAGTTACCTGCAAGGGAAAAATATCGGAACATTATTGTTTGACCTGCTGACAGAGGAAGAAGACGAAGATTATTCCAACCGGTTTGATATCAATTTACTTTCCAAAAGACTGGCCGGTGCGACTGAATGGCTGGAAGGACTTCCTGCTGTAAAAGAATGCCGCATCGGCTATTTTGGCGCCAGCACGGGCGCTGCCTCTGCCCTGAGGGCTGCTGCATACCTGCCGCAGATAGCTGCCGTGGTTTCCAGGGGAGGCAGGCCTGACCTGGCAATAGATGTTTTACCCAGTGTACAGGCTCCTACCCTGTTGATCGTGGGCAGCCTGGATCACGAAGTAGTGGAAATGAATAAGAAAGCGTATGCAAAACTGCAATGTGAAAAAAAACTGGAGTTGGTAGAAGGAGCAACACATTTGTTTGAGGAACCCGGGAAAATGGAAATTGTTTCTGAACTCGCTGGCAACTGGTTTGAAAAACACCTGGCCGGGTAA
- a CDS encoding DUF892 family protein: MEANYQPIATLRNLLDDDARKFTSAEVQLKNKLPEWINKAGSLKLKTVLQRYLLYVEEHIQKLEVFLDEEHITSLSVTNRVMRAFIEDTEEKLSGCSDVEIKDACLLASIQAINHFKISTYGTAAAFAKVVGTEQQAAVFHEAEVNEKQIDDRLTQLAEHEININARAPIVIPG, translated from the coding sequence ATGGAAGCAAACTATCAACCCATCGCCACACTGCGCAACCTGCTGGATGATGATGCCCGTAAGTTCACCAGTGCAGAAGTGCAGTTAAAGAACAAATTACCGGAATGGATAAATAAAGCGGGCTCGCTAAAACTTAAAACGGTGCTGCAGCGGTATCTTTTGTACGTAGAAGAGCATATACAAAAACTGGAGGTCTTTCTTGATGAAGAGCATATCACTTCGCTCAGCGTTACAAACCGGGTAATGAGAGCCTTTATTGAAGACACGGAAGAAAAACTTTCCGGTTGCTCAGACGTTGAAATAAAAGATGCCTGCCTGCTGGCGAGCATACAGGCCATTAACCATTTTAAAATAAGTACCTATGGCACGGCAGCTGCATTTGCCAAAGTAGTAGGTACCGAACAACAGGCAGCCGTATTTCATGAAGCGGAAGTGAATGAAAAACAGATCGACGACCGGCTGACTCAACTGGCCGAACACGAGATAAACATCAATGCCCGGGCGCCCATCGTAATACCCGGATAA
- a CDS encoding erythromycin esterase family protein — translation MRRYFTRDVLLDERETINSIKQWSYPLQNKSDLQPLLDRVGDARIVMLGEASHGTHEYYTWRTHISKRLIEEKGFQFIAVEGDWPDCYRLNRFIKGYDGESRNAFHVLHSFNRWPTWMWANWEVMALAGWMHRHNKGLSVNKRAGFYGLDVYSLWESMQSIMQYLKKTDPAALEMAEAAFRCFEPYQDDEGRSYARASQFVPELCENEVLHLLKEIQQKMPTYNTDHENVFSAEQNALIAVHAEKYYRAMIKGGPHSWNVRDRHMADTLERLLDFHGEGSKVIVWAHNTHVGDARATDMVDEGMFNIGELARMQHHDKGVVLVGFGSYKGTVTAGRSWGAKMKTVEVPEARKGSWEYLLHRAGTENKLLLMDDLTGSDMLMEHHIGHRAIGVVYNPEYEQYGNYVPTILPLRYDAFIYVDETRALHPLHIEPDGQQMPETYPFAV, via the coding sequence ATGCGACGCTACTTCACCAGGGATGTTTTATTGGACGAACGGGAAACAATAAACTCCATCAAACAATGGTCATATCCATTACAAAATAAATCCGACCTGCAGCCGCTGCTCGACCGGGTAGGCGATGCCAGGATCGTAATGCTTGGGGAGGCAAGCCACGGTACACATGAGTATTACACCTGGCGGACACATATTTCAAAGCGATTGATCGAGGAAAAGGGTTTTCAGTTCATTGCCGTGGAGGGTGACTGGCCGGATTGTTACCGCCTCAACCGTTTTATAAAAGGCTATGACGGGGAGAGCAGGAATGCATTTCACGTATTGCATTCATTTAACCGCTGGCCTACCTGGATGTGGGCAAACTGGGAAGTAATGGCGCTGGCGGGCTGGATGCACCGGCACAACAAAGGATTGTCCGTAAATAAAAGGGCCGGCTTTTATGGCCTGGATGTTTACAGTCTCTGGGAAAGCATGCAAAGCATCATGCAGTACCTGAAAAAAACGGATCCCGCAGCATTGGAAATGGCAGAGGCTGCGTTCCGGTGTTTTGAACCTTACCAGGATGATGAAGGGCGCTCGTATGCAAGGGCATCGCAGTTTGTTCCGGAATTATGCGAAAATGAAGTGCTGCATTTGCTGAAAGAGATACAGCAAAAAATGCCCACCTACAATACGGATCATGAAAATGTTTTCAGTGCAGAACAGAATGCATTGATCGCCGTGCATGCTGAGAAATATTACCGGGCTATGATCAAGGGAGGTCCGCACAGCTGGAATGTACGGGACAGGCATATGGCCGATACCCTGGAACGCTTACTGGATTTTCACGGGGAAGGATCCAAAGTGATCGTGTGGGCTCATAATACCCATGTAGGTGATGCAAGGGCAACGGATATGGTGGATGAAGGCATGTTCAACATTGGTGAACTGGCCAGGATGCAGCATCACGATAAAGGAGTGGTATTGGTGGGCTTTGGTTCTTACAAAGGAACGGTAACGGCGGGCAGAAGCTGGGGTGCCAAAATGAAAACGGTGGAAGTGCCGGAGGCCAGGAAGGGAAGCTGGGAATATTTACTGCACCGGGCCGGAACGGAAAATAAGTTATTGCTGATGGATGACCTTACCGGCAGTGATATGCTGATGGAACATCACATCGGCCATCGGGCGATTGGCGTGGTATATAACCCCGAATATGAGCAGTACGGGAATTATGTGCCTACTATCCTGCCTTTGCGGTATGATGCTTTTATTTACGTAGATGAAACCAGGGCATTGCACCCGCTGCATATAGAACCCGACGGCCAGCAGATGCCTGAGACGTATCCATTTGCTGTATAA
- a CDS encoding YbhB/YbcL family Raf kinase inhibitor-like protein — MNNPLEHTGATRAVDYIQLKVSSTAFGDGEMIPSRYTCDGSNINPPLDIEHIPEEASCLVLIVDDPDAPGGTWVHWIVWNIPLTHHMKENNVHGMEGLNDFGQHHYGGPCPPSGTHRYFFKVYALDSLLELPADTDKLQLEKAMSEHILAFGELTGLYKRIR, encoded by the coding sequence ATGAACAATCCATTGGAACATACCGGGGCAACAAGGGCCGTTGATTATATACAGTTAAAGGTCAGCAGTACGGCCTTCGGCGACGGGGAAATGATCCCCTCCAGATATACCTGTGATGGGAGTAACATCAATCCCCCGCTGGATATTGAACATATTCCGGAAGAAGCCAGCTGCCTGGTATTGATCGTTGATGATCCCGATGCCCCGGGGGGTACCTGGGTGCACTGGATCGTTTGGAATATCCCACTGACCCATCACATGAAAGAGAATAATGTACATGGTATGGAAGGCCTTAATGACTTTGGGCAGCATCATTATGGCGGGCCTTGCCCTCCATCCGGCACTCACAGGTACTTCTTTAAAGTATATGCCCTCGATTCATTACTTGAGCTGCCTGCCGATACGGATAAACTGCAATTGGAAAAAGCAATGAGCGAACATATCCTGGCTTTCGGTGAACTGACCGGCTTGTATAAAAGAATAAGATAA